TGTGtctgcctttgctgcttctgttcaaTGGCTTTGCTTGCTAGTGGGCTTGTTGAGCCACAGTGCTGGCAAAGTAACAgcagttttgaaaactgaaaggaTGTTGGGATTGTTTAGCTTAactggctgcttctccccctgccccatcagTTGAGGTAGGTGGTGGAGCATGTTATCTGCCTCAGATTCCTTGAATCTTGGGGGAGACTCCACGTTACCATGAGCCTGCAGTTGCAGGGACAGAAGGCTTGAAGACCTGGTTAGCTGTGGTTACAGCACAGCTAGAACTGTTGGATTCCCCTCAGCATCCCAGCTAAAGAGTGCTGAAACACACTGTTACTGTTGGTATCAGTGTTTCACTcttctaaaacaaacaagaaaacctaaACCTTCGGTCACAGTAATTGTCCTAAATATAATGGAATAGTTTCTGGTGAACAGAAACCATCCTGTGGTTCTACTTAAGCCAGATGAACCCTTATCTCTGTGTCaagtattttctctctgaaaGTAATCGCACTCTTCAAATAGGTTAAAAGAACTTATTTCCTTCAAAAGGAAGGAAACCTCTAAACCACCTTGCACAGTGGAAGTGGGGGTGATTGAAATAGCTTAGGCCAACAGTGCTAATTTGAGCATGAGCACAGTGCTTTAAAGAGAAGATCTTCTGGATCGGGGACAGCCCTTTGTATGGCATATAGCATAGCAGTGCTGAACAAAGCCTGGGCTGTATAGGGGCTATAATAATGGGAACGCTGACAAGGCTGGTCTGTGGCTATAGCTGAGCTGTGGGAAATAATATGAGGGGCAGTGGTGCTGTCGGAAGTGTGCTGCCATGTACTGTAAAAAGTTGGTAGACATCTCGGTGAAGTGATGTCCCAAACCACCTGGGTGGCAGAGGTGCCAGTACATCCCTTCCACTTGCAGCCCCTTACTGGGGTGCAAGTCGGAGAGggctcctcttccttccctggcCCGTGGAGCAGCTGTACGTGCTGGCAGGGGCTCACTTGGCAGCGCATGTGTggaggaaaacaacatttttcacTGGTGTAtggtgaagggaaaggaaaagagtgaGGCGAGAGGCAGTGGTTGTGGAAGGGATCAGTTGCCTTTTTAGCACAGACTGTAGCTGAGAGGAGAGACTGTCAGCAGCACTGACAGAGTGGGAGGGTCTGGAGGGAAGGTATGGGTTCCCTCTTAGATCTTTAAGAGCCTCTAGAATTCTATCTGCCCTCAGTGTCTAGCTTGCAAAACTTCAGAAACGACTCaatatttttctcccctcttctcaACAAGTGATGTGATTCTCAGCACCCCCTTCTGAGAGTCACAAGCTTCCGAGTCCTTTCTTCCACTTGCTGTACAACAgagttgtgtgtgtgtctgttacTGATGCTTTAAGCCAAAGTTAAGTTGCAGTCCTGTGTGAAGAAAGCATTAATATTTGAGCGTGTTTTAAGATTCTCAGATGGGCCCTCGTAGGCAAAGAGACGTTAATTTCTTTACAGTTGGTCCTTGTGTTCAGCTTCTCAGGAGTTTGATTTGGAGTAAGATAGCAGCTGTCTGCCACTTGGATCTTTCTAACAAGCTCTCATGCATTGCAGAATTTTCCTTTCTAATTGCAGTATGTGGTTCAGTATGACAAGTCTGAACACTCTCCTTCTTgtctctgcagctgctgaaaagtCTGAAGAGGCTGTCTGAGTTGCCCATCACAGTTGACATTCTTGTGGTAAGAGCTGTGAAATCTCTCACACTTTCATCGTGTCTGTCAAGTCACTGGATAACTGTTTGCCATGGAAATGCTGTTTTCCCTGGAACAGGGTGTGTTGCCTCAGCCACCTGCAACAGCCCGGTATCACAGGCATGATTGTGATAAGGTTCTAGAGATTCTGTGAGCGTGTCAGAGCAAGTGTGAAGCCATGGAGGACAGTTTGTCATCCTTGGTTCTTCCAAAAGCTTAACACTTGACTGGAGTATGAGAGTTGGAGCAGTTCCTAACAATAACTGAATCAGCATGAAATTAGGAAGTGCTAATCCTTAAAATTGTTAAGTGTCTTCAAGCTTACTAACACTCATGGTAAATACTAACTTGGTTTATTAATACAAATAATTAGTGTTTGACGAAGGTAGAGTTAAGTTGTCTTTGATTTGCAGAACTGTAGTAAAAGATACAATCTCTGCTGAAAACATAATATATGTGATATCTTTGCTGTTAGATCAGGGAAGTTTATTTCTACCTAGCAGCCATAGGTAGCAGGTTAACTTTATTCACTTTGTAGGAAATTTAACAGAGGTGAGGATGCTGACTATTTTGCTAAGATCAATTCGTATCTTGGCTCTCTCATGAAGGAGACAGGTGTTGGGAAGACTGTGAACAGTTTACGGAAGCACGAGTTTGTAGGAGACTTTGCGAAGAACCTTGTAGCCAGGTGGAAGAAGCTAGTGCCAGTGTCCCAAGAGGCAGACAGGTAAGTGAACCTGTTTGGTTATCTTGATGAATAAgctttgttatatttttgcaGTGGAGATTATGAACTTCTCTGACCAAGGAAACAAAGTGAAGGCTCTGGAAAAACTTTTAACACAAGTGTGCTAACTCTGCATGGGGTTTTTGCCTTGTTTTGGCATAAATTTCCTGCCTCTGCTAGCCACAGAGCATTGGGTTGCTGATGGCTGCAGTTTTGTGTGAAAGCAGGGGCCGATTTTCAAGAATTTGCAATTTGATGAAGAGATTAACAGTAGATGCCAGAAAATCGCCCTTCATAAAGCAAGAGATGCAATCTGCTTGCTTCCCATTTTATGATGCTAAAGAGAGGATGTTCTAGGCACAAGTAAAGGAAGCGGCTTGCTTTGAAAGAAGGCTTTTATGTGCAAAAATCCTATGGAAACTGAAAGTTAATGCTAGCAAGCATGTTGCAGTAACAAAGCAGTGTTGAACCCAGCAATGAGATAGTTTAGATGTGGGTGATAAAGACCCAGTTATTCGTGATAATTTCAATGGCTGTGGTATCCCTGCATGCTTAACTGGCAAACTGGGCGACATGTTTCCCATAGGCACCACACAGCCAGGAGTGTGTACATCTGTATGCATCTGTCTCTGCTTCCCAGTGAACTGTGAAGTCTCTAGTCCTAATAGAAATTCTTAATCAATTCCTGCACTAGAAATGCAGTTTCTAAATCCCTGAACGTCGCTGTGCCTGAGAGAATTAGTGGTATTCTTGGCACAAAACTAACAAGTACAACCCTGGTCTTCAAGAAAGGTTCCCGTCCACATGGTCAATGGGGAATGGCTCTTTTCATTCATATTGGCAAGTTTTAATCtaactattttgttttcttatcccTTCAGAAATAACCTAGATTCTGAAGACCGTGACTATGAGAGGAGCAGCTCAAGCAAAAGGCATCAAGAACCCTCCCTCAGAGAGGATGAAGAACCTGACCAGGAATATTCAGAACCCTTCCAGCCATCTTGCAGCCAGTCCTATAGCCCAGATCACAGGGAAAAGAAGTCCAAAAGGTATCCTAGGCCTGAGAGAGCCCATGAGACTTATGGCTATAGCAGCCACGAGGGGAAGGGTTGGGGCAGATCTTCCCCAGTGCTCTCTTCAGATCAGGAGTACTCGGACTATGGACAAGCTGTGTCACCTGAGCCAAGTGAGAGCCCTCAGGATATGTACACAGACCCTTATGCCTCTGAGGAGCAGGAAGAACCAACAGTATTTCATCGGAAAGCCAGTAAAGGCCACAGCTTTCAGGAGAAGCTGGGGGGAGGCCGGGAGAGGAACCCCAGTGAGTTCTGCAACAAAGGGAACATGAGTCGAAGCAAAGAGCACAAGTCTTCTCACAAGAAGCAGCGACTTGATTGCAGAGGGGAGGACAGGACCTCTGCCTTCAGCCCAGAAAGATTGCACAAGACCTCTTTTAAAGAGCAACTCCAAGAAGCCCCCatggcagggagcagcaaggaGAAGCAGAGGATGTCAGATGGTACCAAGAAGGAGAAGAACCGAGAAAGCAGTGCCTCCAGAAAGGAGAAGTTGCAGATGTTGCCGCATTTGGAAGTGTCTTTGGACAACCATGTTAAGAAGCAAAAACATCGGGACTCTGAAAAAAGCAAATTGGAAAAGCCCAAGCTGAGCCTGGAGACCTCTAATACAGAGCAGGAGAAACGGAAAGCTGAGAGTGACTCGTCAAATAGGATTAAAGAAAAGGGGATTTCTGGGAGCTTGAAATCTTCAGAGGGGAAGCGCAAAGTCTCCGATGTGGACAAAAAATCAACGGGCTTTTCCTCaaattttggggagggggaagcagaggATGAATTTGAACAACCTACAATGTCCTTTGAGTCATATCTCAGCTACGATCagccccagaaaaagaaaaagaaagcggCCAAACCCTCTGCATCAGCTGGGGAGAAAGACCAAGGGCACAGCAAACAGAATGGATCCAAAGCCAGTACCAACAGCTCAAGCTCGAGTCGGAAAAGTCCAAGCCACAAGCGAACAAGtgagaaaaaggcagagaagaaactACCAGAGCCTCCTCCACCAAAGAGGGTAAGGTTTGAAGGGTCTGAGAGTGAACAAAGAAGGTGGGATCAGCTGCTTTCAGTCCTGCCATCTGGGGCTTAATAGTTTTCCCCATGGAGGTGCTGGGCTGTGTTCTGCATCAGGGTCTGCTTGCGGTGTCTCACTGGTATCTAGGTTTGTGACTCTTGGTTCATGCTGGGAGACACTGTGTTTCATATGCCGTGTGCCGCAGGCATTGCTTTGTCCTGTTAGAGTGGAAGTCTGCTGGAAAAGTGGGTGAAGAGGGAGggtgaaaaagaaatgcaataggTAAAACCCTGTTTATTCAAAAATGGAGAGAGTAAAAGAGAACACCTTCAGCTAAATACTCATACGAAAACATATTGGACATGATACACTTGTTAAGCATGCAGAGTATCTCTAGATACGAGCCAATGTAGAACGCAGCCTAATATGCAGTGCATCTCCACCTGCTAGCAAGGTTCCCATCTCTCTCCTCTCAAGTATTTATGCTTCTCTAAAATGGaccttttttaaatctgtgtcaGTACTACAGTTTTGTTAACTAAATCTGTTGGTCTCAGGAAATGGGAGAGCTGGTGTTACCATGCAGCTTATTCTAGGAGACAGATCTTCTCTCATGAAAGCTTGAAAAATGAGCGATATTTCTGTACATGTTCATTGCAACCTGGGTGCCAGGATTTTGTATATAGATAGGGACTGATGTGCAAAACCTTTACTCCTTTATCTTTTTACTGAACTTTGAAATGCTTTGCtcttcaaaaagtgtttttataaTCTTAGCAGCATTTTAAATTCTGCCGTGCTATTCATTCTAATAAGTGCCTCATATCAGTTTTAGGTTTTCCTCAGTTTGTGAGGTTCCCCTCTCCTCTACCACTGCAGAGTTTTTTTTGCAGGAGGCAGGAAGAAGAGACAGAATGGGTAAATGACTGTTTAAGATCAAGGAAATGTTTCTGccagctttctcttctgttttttgtgTAGTTCTTTGCATTGTTAATCTGACTTGGGTTCTTGCCAGAGGCCTTCAGCACTGAGCCTAGTAGGTTAAACATGTGGATGGCTCTTGTTGGAGGGAGCTGAGTGATTCAGATCCCAAATTTTGGCTTCTTTGTATTAACAGCCTAAGCAGAGCCACAGTAATGTGGCAGAAGTGCAGCCTCCCCCTGAGGCTATTTCCTGGTGCAAGCTGATAAGTATTGAGTGACTTACTCAAAATATCAAAGTGCAGTTCAGTGCTGTTTGTATGCTGGCAGGATGTAACATTCTCCTGTATTCCTGGCTTACTTGCATG
The DNA window shown above is from Accipiter gentilis chromosome 17, bAccGen1.1, whole genome shotgun sequence and carries:
- the ELOA gene encoding elongin-A isoform X2, which gives rise to MAESVLEVVGKLQSRLAGSSEPKKLLKSLKRLSELPITVDILVETGVGKTVNSLRKHEFVGDFAKNLVARWKKLVPVSQEADRNNLDSEDRDYERSSSSKRHQEPSLREDEEPDQEYSEPFQPSCSQSYSPDHREKKSKRYPRPERAHETYGYSSHEGKGWGRSSPVLSSDQEYSDYGQAVSPEPSESPQDMYTDPYASEEQEEPTVFHRKASKGHSFQEKLGGGRERNPSEFCNKGNMSRSKEHKSSHKKQRLDCRGEDRTSAFSPERLHKTSFKEQLQEAPMAGSSKEKQRMSDGTKKEKNRESSASRKEKLQMLPHLEVSLDNHVKKQKHRDSEKSKLEKPKLSLETSNTEQEKRKAESDSSNRIKEKGISGSLKSSEGKRKVSDVDKKSTGFSSNFGEGEAEDEFEQPTMSFESYLSYDQPQKKKKKAAKPSASAGEKDQGHSKQNGSKASTNSSSSSRKSPSHKRTSEKKAEKKLPEPPPPKRILLDVVPTLPDIPLPPIQANYRPLPSIESITCSQTKRKVSSPVEESEAGFTGRRLNSKMQVYSGSKTAYLPKMMSLYQQCIRVLSNNIDSIYEVGGVPFSVLEPVLERCTPEQLYRIEECNHVLVEDTDQLWHNHCLRDFKNEKPEEFESWREMYLRLHDAREQRLLMLARNIGSAHANKPKGRVAKMAFVNSAAKPPRDVRRRQEKFGTGGPLLPEKTKIKPVLYTSSKSHTRVSEEQSYDGPSTSSAHSVPSSGSTFSSYDPRKPPVKKIAPMMAKTIKAFKNRFSRR
- the ELOA gene encoding elongin-A isoform X1, whose protein sequence is MAESVLEVVGKLQSRLAGSSEPKKLLKSLKRLSELPITVDILVETGVGKTVNSLRKHEFVGDFAKNLVARWKKLVPVSQEADRNNLDSEDRDYERSSSSKRHQEPSLREDEEPDQEYSEPFQPSCSQSYSPDHREKKSKRYPRPERAHETYGYSSHEGKGWGRSSPVLSSDQEYSDYGQAVSPEPSESPQDMYTDPYASEEQEEPTVFHRKASKGHSFQEKLGGGRERNPSEFCNKGNMSRSKEHKSSHKKQRLDCRGEDRTSAFSPERLHKTSFKEQLQEAPMAGSSKEKQRMSDGTKKEKNRESSASRKEKLQMLPHLEVSLDNHVKKQKHRDSEKSKLEKPKLSLETSNTEQEKRKAESDSSNRIKEKGISGSLKSSEGKRKVSDVDKKSTGFSSNFGEGEAEDEFEQPTMSFESYLSYDQPQKKKKKAAKPSASAGEKDQGHSKQNGSKASTNSSSSSRKSPSHKRTSEKKAEKKLPEPPPPKRILLDVVPTLPDIPLPPIQANYRPLPSIESITCSQTKRKAVSSPVEESEAGFTGRRLNSKMQVYSGSKTAYLPKMMSLYQQCIRVLSNNIDSIYEVGGVPFSVLEPVLERCTPEQLYRIEECNHVLVEDTDQLWHNHCLRDFKNEKPEEFESWREMYLRLHDAREQRLLMLARNIGSAHANKPKGRVAKMAFVNSAAKPPRDVRRRQEKFGTGGPLLPEKTKIKPVLYTSSKSHTRVSEEQSYDGPSTSSAHSVPSSGSTFSSYDPRKPPVKKIAPMMAKTIKAFKNRFSRR